TACAAACGAAGCCTCGGGGTCAATCTCAAGATGGAGTAAAAGATGTGAAGCATGATCTCTCACTATAACCATAAGTTTTCTCCCTATACGCGTCCTCTAGCTACCATTCCTGCGATTGGTTATCCGTTTTGTAGCCGAAGTATCCGAGTTGTCTTCCTGCCGGTCTGTCCATGATATgctcattcatcctccctcgTAACCAGCTTACCGTGCAGCTGTACGGAACAGATTCATAACAATGTGGCCTAGTATGGGACAATGACTCTCTTAAAGGCGTCGTATGCCGATTAGGACGGTGTCAACTCCCTAAATATCCCCGCAATTCTTCCTGGCACAGATCTCCCGTGCTGCCGTTCAGATGCCTCTAGAGCCAATGGGCCATCCGCAGAGCTCCAGGGAGGATGTAAACGAGTGGttctggaaatgaatgGACAAACCGCCATGACCCAGAGGGCACAGCTCAAGTGGCCCAAACGTCAATTTTTCGCCATAAATTGACCGTCAGGTTGAAATTCCATCCTAATGAATCGATTGAGAGTAAAACTGACTGAGCAGGCGCTCTGTTTGAGGACGAGGCGCCCACCTGTTGGTCAACCACATACCGACTGGCATTCAGAGGGAATTTACGGACAATTTCTGGAATTTTGATTTCAGCTCTCTGATTCCTAAAATGTTACCGAAAAATTGTACAAGGGGACTCCTACACTCGGCGTGcaaggtttgttttccaATTTCCGGCATAGAACCGTTCAGGAGTTTTTTTCTGGCACAAATGGACGGTCAATCAGCACTTTTTCGGGGCTAAATGTCGCTGTTATCGCGAGTCGTCGCAGTTCTGGCCTTCACAGGGCTCTAGGCTCGACCTTTTGCCGTTCTTTCCATGCCGGCCATCATCACGAGGAACCTCCACATTACGCCTACAGGGGCGATGGATTGCCAAAGATACAGTGTGAAAAGGTGCAAGAGATCATCCACATCAACGAAAGACAGACGCATAAGACGCTGCAGCCCATGCGCCCATCAAAGGAGCCGCTCTATAGGTCTGAATGCTCACCAGAAGCCATACATTTGGAGGCATACAACGACCTACTTGAACTACATAACAAAGTCTTGGCGGCAAATTGGCATGACACTGTCAAACTTACCATGAACGCAGACATTTGGGATGGAATCTTTAGTCGTATCAAGAGGAGAACACACGATATCCCAGACATTCAAGTCCAAATCATGCTAAACAAAACTCTAGAGATTTTTGATGCTCTGTATCAGGTGGAAGATGTGCAGGATCACATTTACGAGCTCATTGAGGAACTCTCAATAAACGCCTCTGAAGGTGCCAGTGCTGAGACCAGTACCAAGGTTACAGATAATTTGGATCAGCACATTGCcgagattttaaaaaaatATGAACAGTTAAAGCAAAGATATCCAAGATACGCAAGTAAGATACAAGATACAATCGGTTATTCATTGGCCATACTAAGGCAACGCTATACTTTTACATGGCCAGAAGAACACAAGTACTTTTACTAAACATTAAGTTGTCCCTCGATTTGATTCCTAAAAGTTTATGTTATGTGTAAAGTGGTCTGAATGAATTCCAAGAGTGTAATCTTTGCCTAGTGTTGCCGCGGGATGGAAGAGCTCATCTGGCGAGTGTGTCAATGCTTAGGTCTATTCAGTGGCTCTATCTTTAGCCTCAACATTCTCTCCTCTGGTCGCTACGACCCAAAAGGAGCGTACCCCAAGGGTTGTTGATTGAGGAACTGGGTAGTGTACCAAATCCCTATATCAATAACTTGTCCAAATGTCATTCCACTATAACTTCTTATCCCAAATTAAAGGTTAATCTTCAAGAGCTTTACGTTTCTGAGTATGGCGGAGAGTATCAGTGCCCAGCCAAATCACTTTCTCCCTCCTTTAGTCATACTACAGCATGGCCAGGTTTAGGATTAAACTATCTAGTGGCCACTCCCAAGCGTTCCACAGTCTCTAGTGGGCCACTTACTCCGATCAtgttcatacttggaataagtctTAAGgtaaccatctccagtaaaggccaagataatcattaaaccttAG
This region of Theileria equi strain WA chromosome 1, complete sequence genomic DNA includes:
- a CDS encoding hypothetical protein (encoded by transcript BEWA_024240A) yields the protein MLPKNCTRGLLHSACKEFFSGTNGRSISTFSGLNVAVIASRRSSGLHRALGSTFCRSFHAGHHHEEPPHYAYRGDGLPKIQCEKVQEIIHINERQTHKTLQPMRPSKEPLYRSECSPEAIHLEAYNDLLELHNKVLAANWHDTVKLTMNADIWDGIFSRIKRRTHDIPDIQVQIMLNKTLEIFDALYQVEDVQDHIYELIEELSINASEGASAETSTKVTDNLDQHIAEILKKYEQLKQRYPRYASKIQDTIGYSLAILRQRYTFTWPEEHKYFY